The genome window ACACGAATTCCTTGCGTGGTAAGGTGCTCAGGATCAAGCCAAGATATGGCGATCGTCGTGCGAACATGCCGGGCGGGACCAACTTGTACGACATTCCGGAAGGAAACCTGTTTCCTCCCGGAGACCCGAAAGCCAGACCAGAGATTTATGTTATGGGAACGAGAAACCCGTATCGTATTTCAGTGGATCAGCATACCGGTTATTTGTATTGGGGTGACGTAGGCCCGGATGCATCCAATGATGATCCAAAACGCGGCCCGCGCGGTTATGACGAGGTTAACCAGGCAAGAAAAGCAGGCTACTTCGGTTATCCGCTGTTTATTGCTGACAATAAGCCATACGTCGAATTCAATTTTGCGGACAGCACGTCGGGAAAACCGTTCGATCCGGCTAAGCCTATCAACAATTCACCGCATAACACTGGTTTACAGGAACTTCCGCCTGCGCAGCCTGCATACATTTACTACCCATATGCCGATTCACCTGACTTTGGCGCTATTGTAGGCAAAGGCGGCCGTAATGCAATGGCTGGCCCTGTTTACTATGCTGCTGATTTTCAGGATAGCAAGAGCAAATTCCCTGGTTATTATAGTGGCAAATTCTTCTCTTACGACTGGATCCGTGATTACATTAATGTTGTAACCATGAATGAGCAGGGTGATTTGCAGAACATTGAGCGCTTCCTGCCTAATACGAAATTCAGTCACCCGATTGATATGCAGTTTGCTAATGACGGCTCATTGTATACATTGGAATACGGCCCGAACTGGTTTGCACAAAATGATGAGGCGAGCTTGTCGCACATTACTTACAATGCAGGAAACCGCGTTCCGGTTGCATTAGCAACTGCTACAAATACAGTGGGAGCGGTTCCTTTAAAAGTTAATTTCTCGTCAAAAGGCTCTATCGATCATGACGGCGATGCGGTGAAATATGAATGGACGTTTGGTAAAGGATTTCCAAAAAGCACGGTTGCCAATCCAAGCTTCACTTATGCAAAACCAGGTGAGTACATCGCGATTTTGAAAGTGACGGACAGCGCCGGCAATTCGAACACTTCTGAAGTAACTGTGAAAGCTGGCAATGCGATTCCAAAAGTGGATGTGGCCATCAAGGGAAACAAGACTTTCTATTGGAATGATAAACCTGTAAACTACGAAGTTTCCGTTGCGGATAAGGAAGACGGAAGCCTGGCCGACAAGAAGATTCCGGAAGATGAGGTAACATTGACCATCAATTATCTGGAAGGCTTTGATAAAACGCAATTGGCACAGGGCCACGTTGCGAATACAGGTTTTGAAACGGGCAAACGGCTGATCGAGCTGAGCGATTGCAAGGCTTGCCATTCGATTGATAAGAAATCGATCGGACCGGCTTACATAGAAGTAGCAAAACGCTATGAAAAAGAACGCAACTCGGTTAAAACACTGGCTGACAAGGTGATCAGAGGCGGTGGCGGTGTTTGGGGAGAGCAGGCTATGGCAGCGCATCCGCAGCATAAGCCGGAAGAAGCGGAAGAAATGGTGAAATACATTCTTTCCCTGGCGAAGGAAAAAGTGGTGGATAAAAAGCCGCTCAAAAGCAGTTATGTGACCGAAGCCAAGAAAAAAGACGGTTCGTACATTTTCACGGCCAGCTATACCGACAAGGGGAGCGCAGCCATGGGACCATTAACCGGCTCAAAAACGATTGCATTGCGTCCTGCAACATTGCTGGCGAACGCGGCAGACAGCACCAGCAACATTTTCAAATTCAAAAATGAAAAGAGCGGTGAAATGGTCATTGGAACAAAAAACGGCAGTTTCATCACATTTGATGACATTGATCTGAGTGGAATTTCAAATCTGTCGGTGGCCGTTACTTCGGTTGCGGAACGGACAGCAGGCGGAATACTTGAAATTCACCTCGATGGTGTTGCCGGACCAAAAGTTGGCGAAGGAAAGGTTGATAAGGCCGAAACCATCAACATTGCTATTAAAGCGCCGGCAGACAACAAGATGCACAAGCTATTTTTCGTGTTCAGAAACTCCTCAGCAGGCCCGAAACCGCTTTTCGGAATCGAATGGATAAAGTTCGATAGCGCAGCGATGTAAGGTTTTGATGTTGATTTAAATAAAAAATGCTGGCTTCGAGATGGAGCCAGCATTTTTTTATTTTGTACAGGAAAAAATCACTTCGCAAATCCCTCAATCCCTAACCCAAAAAGCGCGAAATCATACTTCACGGGATCTTCCGGGCTTAGTTGCTTTAATGATGCGGTGAGCTCTTTGGCGGTTTGCCAGTCGGTGAGCGGGCGTTTGATGAGGCCTAGCAGTCGTGCGACGCGGTCCACGTGGACGTCGCAGGGGCAGACTAGCTGGGATGGTTTAATGGTGTTCCAGATGCCAAAGTCTACGCCTTTGTCGTCTTTCCTGACCATCCAGCGCAGGAACATGTTCAGGCGCTTGCAGGAGGATTTTCTTAGTGGTGTGGCAATGTGTTTGGCCGTTCTGGTTGGGAAGTCCTCCGAGTCGCGGAATAAATTATGAAAACCTATTAATGCGTTTTCAATAGTTTCTTCGCCTTCCTGCATATGGCTGCTGAATGCAAATTCAAGCGATTCATGCTGGCGGTAATACTGTTGGAAAAAATGCAGGAAATAAAGCGTATCCGTCGAGTTGAATGTGCGGTGTTTAAAATGCAGGAATGGTTTTAGGTCGCTTTCTGTGTGATTCAGAACGAAGTCGTAAGGTGCGCCATCCATCAGCGCAGACAATTCGTGACATTTATTAATAATCGTTTTTCGTTGTCCCCAGGCAAGCACAGCCGCCCAAAAGCCCATAATCTCAATGTCCTGTTTTACAGAAAATGAATGCGGAATGCTGATCGGGTCCATAGGAATGAATGCGGGCTGATTATATTGCTCAGCCTTTTCTTCCAGTAAATCCGTGACGAATGATGAAAATGTAGGGATGATAACCTCAGTGCCGTGCATGGCTTCCTCCGAACAGGTAAGCCAAAACTTTTGAAATACCCGAAAAAAACATAATGATGCCCGAAAACAAGAAGGTAAAGATGGCAATAAACGGATAGAGAATCGTGAACATCACGCTCCATAATTTATAGCCGGTTGTGTTTTTCAGTGCTGCTCGCTCCTCTTCTCTTTTTGAACGAAATTGAGGTAAATGCTTCATAATGTTGATGTGGGATGCTTATTCAAGATAACTCACAACTGCCCGGAATCGTTTGCTGTTAGGCGAAACTTTTTCAAAAGCCCTTGAAGATAACTTGATTACAATATCATCGTTAATGCTCGTATCGGGAATACGGCCAATGATGCGTACAATGATTTTTTCCTGATTATATTCATTCAAAACCTCCACCAAAGCGCCCACAGGAGCGGTGCGGTGCAAGCCCAGAAATTTGCTGGTGCTTTCATCCGTCTCGATCACTTCCGCAAGACCGGATTCTGATTTCTTCTTGCCCTTTACGACTTTTGGAGGCGCAACTTCTTCAACCGGCTTTACTACTTTCTCAGGAACAATGGCTTTTGCCTTTACAGAATCCTTTACCACAGTGGTTGTAGTAGTAACCTTTGGCGCAGGCGCAGCAACCGTCGGAGCCGGCTTTTCTGGTGCTTTCTCGCTGACAATCAGCTCCTGTCCGTCTTTCAGATTGTCGTCGGCCAGGTTGTTCCACTTTCTCAGATCGGCCATTAATACGCCGTATTTTACTGCAACACGGTAAAGCGTTTCACCTGGTTCAACTTTGTGTATGCCGTTGGCTGGCGCAGCGACGGTTGCGCTGGCAGTTGGTGCAGATGTTGTTGTGGGTGCCGGTGCAGCGGGTGTTACAGCGGCGGGTGCTGTGGGAGCAGGTGTGGCAGCAGCCGGTGTGGTTACAGTCGGTTTTACCTCCTTCGCCTCAGCTTTTGCTTCTTTTTTATCCTCTTTCTTGTCTTCCTTTTTCGAATCCTTCTTGCTGGTTTTCGGCGTGTAAGGCACCCTTATCGTTTGTCCCGACTGGATCTGATCAGCCATACCGGGATTAGCCTCGCGAAGCGCCTGAATGGAAGTGCCATACTGACGGACCACCGCAAACATGGTCTGCCCCTGGTTTACCCTATGCAGAACGAAAATCTTACCTCCCACTCTTTCGACCCCAACGGAGTCAACCTTATAACTCCCGTTTGACCGGGCCTCACTCATACCTGTCAACAAACCTAACAAAATGGTCAGGCAAAAAATGTATTTCATTTATTA of Dyadobacter chenhuakuii contains these proteins:
- a CDS encoding ThuA domain-containing protein produces the protein MSNFLNQILPKQLRKIGIVAMACFCVNATAQTVTPEKRVLVFSKTAGFRHASIPAGRTALIKLGKEKGFAVDTTENSSVFNEKNLQKYSAVVFLNTTGDILNDKQQDAFERYIQAGGGYLGIHASTDTEYEWPWYNKLAGAQFLSHPGNPNVQEGEAYVVNDKHESMTDFPKKWKIKDEFYDFKNFNPKVNVLVKIDEKSYKDGKMGDDHPMSWYHEYDGGKAFYTNFGHEDATFVNPVFVKHLTGGLNYVMASKLDYSKSRPEENRFTKKVLATKLDEPTELVVLDDQRVLLSERKGKLKLYNPKTGKIKVVADVPVYIKQEYGLMGLNIDPNFKTNKLVYLYYSPPSTEKDTAQHLSRFKYDDVKDTLLLSTEEVLLTVPVKRNDCCHTGGSIAWDAKGNLYLSTGDDVNPFQSNGYGPIDGRPGREGWDGRHTSSNTNSLRGKVLRIKPRYGDRRANMPGGTNLYDIPEGNLFPPGDPKARPEIYVMGTRNPYRISVDQHTGYLYWGDVGPDASNDDPKRGPRGYDEVNQARKAGYFGYPLFIADNKPYVEFNFADSTSGKPFDPAKPINNSPHNTGLQELPPAQPAYIYYPYADSPDFGAIVGKGGRNAMAGPVYYAADFQDSKSKFPGYYSGKFFSYDWIRDYINVVTMNEQGDLQNIERFLPNTKFSHPIDMQFANDGSLYTLEYGPNWFAQNDEASLSHITYNAGNRVPVALATATNTVGAVPLKVNFSSKGSIDHDGDAVKYEWTFGKGFPKSTVANPSFTYAKPGEYIAILKVTDSAGNSNTSEVTVKAGNAIPKVDVAIKGNKTFYWNDKPVNYEVSVADKEDGSLADKKIPEDEVTLTINYLEGFDKTQLAQGHVANTGFETGKRLIELSDCKACHSIDKKSIGPAYIEVAKRYEKERNSVKTLADKVIRGGGGVWGEQAMAAHPQHKPEEAEEMVKYILSLAKEKVVDKKPLKSSYVTEAKKKDGSYIFTASYTDKGSAAMGPLTGSKTIALRPATLLANAADSTSNIFKFKNEKSGEMVIGTKNGSFITFDDIDLSGISNLSVAVTSVAERTAGGILEIHLDGVAGPKVGEGKVDKAETINIAIKAPADNKMHKLFFVFRNSSAGPKPLFGIEWIKFDSAAM
- a CDS encoding TIGR02757 family protein → MHGTEVIIPTFSSFVTDLLEEKAEQYNQPAFIPMDPISIPHSFSVKQDIEIMGFWAAVLAWGQRKTIINKCHELSALMDGAPYDFVLNHTESDLKPFLHFKHRTFNSTDTLYFLHFFQQYYRQHESLEFAFSSHMQEGEETIENALIGFHNLFRDSEDFPTRTAKHIATPLRKSSCKRLNMFLRWMVRKDDKGVDFGIWNTIKPSQLVCPCDVHVDRVARLLGLIKRPLTDWQTAKELTASLKQLSPEDPVKYDFALFGLGIEGFAK
- a CDS encoding LysM peptidoglycan-binding domain-containing protein, translating into MKYIFCLTILLGLLTGMSEARSNGSYKVDSVGVERVGGKIFVLHRVNQGQTMFAVVRQYGTSIQALREANPGMADQIQSGQTIRVPYTPKTSKKDSKKEDKKEDKKEAKAEAKEVKPTVTTPAAATPAPTAPAAVTPAAPAPTTTSAPTASATVAAPANGIHKVEPGETLYRVAVKYGVLMADLRKWNNLADDNLKDGQELIVSEKAPEKPAPTVAAPAPKVTTTTTVVKDSVKAKAIVPEKVVKPVEEVAPPKVVKGKKKSESGLAEVIETDESTSKFLGLHRTAPVGALVEVLNEYNQEKIIVRIIGRIPDTSINDDIVIKLSSRAFEKVSPNSKRFRAVVSYLE